The segment TTGGACTTGTATAGTTCTTGTAataatacacacatacaaagTTTGTCTTGTGTGaacataaaattttaaaaatcaaatcttGGAAAGTAGGAAGACTTTTTTGAAGAGTTTATATTTTTGGGAGggatggaagaaggaaataaccTTTTGATTTGGTTTGAGCATGTTTCTCCATGAAAGTAGTAAACTTTCTGTTCAAGGTACCACTGCTGTAAATAGCACCAGCAataagaagaaagaaaaggaagagtACGATGGCGCCTTCAAGCCTGCAAAAGTCTTGAAAGAAGGGAGTGTACTGGATCTTCTAAAAAGTCCTGGTGAGATAATGGGTTCAATTTAAAAAGAACTTACCGTAAAACCTGGACTAGTACGCAGTGTTGCAGTTATAGAGaaactttaattaaataattcaTCTAAGATTAAGTTTTGCGGACAAATTGAAAACAGGCTCAGTGTTGAAATACTGAATGGTAGTCCACTGTGGTCCAGGACTCCAACATTaactatagaacaaaaacaaaaaatgggtgGATGGTGTAAAGCTTTTTTATAGTGGCTTTACCACTTCTGTTTTTATGGTAGTGGagacctcccccatccccatgatTCCTGTATATATCTCCTGTTGTGTGGTAAGATGATTGAAGGCTAAAAAGAGTTCGTCAAAGTAGCTAATGTAAATGTACCTgattttatgtttatatttttctAGACTTTACTTCTCTGAAGACACACAATCCTACAGCCACACAACCTGTTTCAACAAGCACAGAAGTTTATACACGGCCTGCAATAAGTAATTTTTCTGCAGGTTCATTGGGATTTAGAGAGACCTCTAAACAAGGATCATCATATTGGCGCTGTGACACATGTCTCTTACAAAACAAGGCAACAGACAACAAATGCATCACCTGTCAAGCTGCTAAAGTGCCGACAGCAGATCCTGCTAAACAGACTGGAACGTTGACTCTAAGCAGCACTGTTAAATCAACTGCTCCTGCAACAGGAACACTGGGCTTTGGAGACAAATTTAAAACAGCAGCAGGAACATGGGATTGTGATACATGTCTAGTCCAGAATAAACCTGAAGCTACAAAATGTGTGGCCTGTGAGACACCAAAGCCTGGAACAGGAGTAAAGCCTGCTCTAACATTGCCAGTGGTCACAGAAAATACAATAACAGTGACTTCCTCTCCTAGCTGCACTGAAACTACAGTCACTTTGGGGTTTGGAGACAAATTCAAAAAACCAAAGGGTTCTTGGGACTGTACAGTGTGCCTTGTGTCAAATAAGGCAGAAGACAGTAAATGTGTAGCTTGTCAATGTGAGAGACcaggtatgatttttttttgtattttagctCTCCGTGCTTGCAAATTTActtaaatacttttttaaaaaaccctggtCTTTAAAAAGCATTCTATTTAATTTGAAGCTTAAAGTATAGAATACTGAATACTCTGGTTTTAAAATTGAGGATTAAGATTAATATATAAGCTCTTTAACACATCTGTCTCATGACTTGTGTGACTAAATATCTGATTGTTTTCTGGTTACCATTTCTTCCAAGTGTCTGCTTGTGGGCGACTGCTTTGGAACTAGCATCTGCTTCTCCTCATTGCCTGGAATGAGGTAGTTCTGCCCCAAAGGGTTACTCTTCCCTAAGCTGTAGCCCATCTTCCAGCACAAGTTGATAACTTAGTTGAACTTTTTTTGCAAGACAAATGACTCATTATCCTATGGCGCTTGTAGTACTACATtacagagaggagaaagaaaccaCATTGTCTTGAACAGTGGTTCCAAAAAGTCTTCAAAAACATATTTACAGATGTACCAATGTGTACTCAGAGAATGAAGGTAGGAATGGACTTCTAGTTTATATCCTGGCAGTGTGTCCACATTCCTTTTATGCTTAAGTAGCGATCAGGCCATTAGTAGAATGTCTCTTGACTTCTAGAGGGCAAGGGAGAGCTTCAGCTATATATTCTTCCTTAATATAAGCACATAACTATTTTGCTATGACTGAGAAATAACAAGAATTTGTGCTGTACGTcggggacatatcagttggaaaAGACCTAGGTGCATTGGTCAATCACTGGATGActatgtggccatgaaaaaggctgaTGCAATCCTagaatgcatcaggcaaggtatttccagtagagacagggaagtgttattaccattgtacaaggcacttgtgaaacctcatctggaatattgtatgcaattcatgtttaagaaagatgaattcagaatGGAACAAAAGCAGAGCAGGGCTACTAgcatgatcagaggaatggagaacctaacTTACAAGAGAAGTCTTAAggggcttggcttgtttagcctaacagaACGAAGCCTGAAGGGAGATGTGATTGCTCTCCataaatacatcaaagggataaaacaccagggaaggggaggagttacttaagggccaatgttggcataagaacaaatggatataaactggccatcaagtttatacttgaaattagacaaaggtttctaaccatcagaggaatgaagttctttaacagccttccaaggggagtaatgGGGGCATAAAACCCAACTTGTTTCAAGACTATCTTTAATGAGTTTATGGAGGTGATAGTACGATGAGGTTTCCTATAATGGCATATGGCGACTACTATTAGCAAATATTTCCAGTAGCCAGAGATGGGACGGTAGgtagggctctgagttactacagagaattctttccctgcCTGCGTCTGTTGCATGTTGCCCACCTGTCAGggtctgattgccatatttggggtcaggaaggaacttttCCCCAagacagattggcagagactctgggggTTTTTgcattcctctgcagtgtggggtacAGGTCACTTACTGgtctgaactagagtaaatggtggattctccataacttgaagtctttaaatcatgatttgaggacttcagtaacacagccagggcctattacaggagtggatgggtgaggttctgtggcctgtaatgtgcaggtcagactaaacAATCATGATGGCTCCTTCTGGCCTCTGGGTCTGAGATGCTACCTGCACATACTTTCATTTTTACAACAGTTGAAGAGAACCACTCTTCCTTGCAGAAGCTTTGAGCTCTTTATAAATATGTTTTGACCCTGAATGCATCTGATTTTTGTGTGTAGGGTATTTATATGTATAAAATTGATGTATGTTTTGATTTGTATTTATAATTGTATGTACCTGACTGCCACGTGGCTACTTTCAGTAAAGCTGGGCAGGAACAGAATGAAGGGAGATGCGCTGAAATAAGGCCATCTATCTTTAGGCAAAAAACTAGGAACATCTTCAAGTTGGGGCACCTTTTGCAGGAATAGGCATCCACAGAGAGCAGCTAGCCCACCCTCCTGGCCTAAGTGATGGCCACCAGAAAGGCCACTCCTACAGAGAGCTAGAAAAAGGGAATCACATTAAGGGTTTGGAAGTGGGGTGGGTCTGCAGACTGCTAAGCCAAGACTCCATACTGACTATTGGCTAAGGCTTAATTTGTAGATTTTCTGTGAGCTGTAAAAATCTAGATTCTAGATTGGTGGGAAATGATGGAAAGCCCTTCCTAAAGGACCCCTGATGGACTTTAAGGATGAGTTGTTCTAGTAATATGTCACGTGCTATCGCCTTTTTAAAGACTTCCTGAAAAATTCTGACAACTGTAAAATGAGCTAGAACCTAGCTCTCCAACCACTCTGCACAGTTAGAGTGGAATTTCTTCCAAATATATATTAAATTCCAGAGGTTGTTGCTTTTGTGGACTTTCAGCACCATAGTGAACATCTTGTTACTTCAGGGACTTGCTTGTGTGAGCTGACCCCTTTGATGTTGCTTGTGAGGCTTAGGGGTATTGCTGAGAAGTGTTCTGGAAATAAAAGAAAGATTACAGTGTGATCCCCATGATGCAGAGAACTGCATGGCCTCTAGATCCATCAAGGATGAGAATTAGAGGGGGGGAGAGACGGCAAAGAATATCTGATCATTCTATAAGATAAGTTGTGGGATGACAGTGAATATCTTCCCTATCTTCCACAGTTGAAGTCAAAGGAGGGTGAATTTAAGGAAAAGAGTAGAAGGTGGCCAGGCAGTTCTTCAATCTGGCTGCTTCGAAGACCCAATTCATTGGGATAAATTTGCTGAGATTAAACTGGTGTTCAGGGAACCCTTTATATACCTGCTGGATTTGGATTTGTGCTTCAATCTGAGTATTTGTTATGGAAGTCAGACTGCCTGCTACGGAAGCAGCATCCACTGACGCTCTTCGTTGGGGGATGACAATGGGCCTAGGTTGCAGGGCAGGAAGAAGGAGCCAGCTACAAATGAGAGCATGCCAGTGCTGCAGATAATACGGTGCATTCCATGTCTCTTCAAAGAAGCCTCTGTTGCTGTTGAAGACAGTTggtttgggtagggttaccatacgtcctccttttcccggacatgtccggcttttcggcactcaaacccccgtccggggggaattgccaaaaagccgaacatgtccgggaaaatggcggctctgctcctcccctgactctttggctctgtttaagagccgagctgcccgagcgctaccggcttcaggcagcccccgtgcctccggaccctgcgccaccggagcccgggaggggaagtgcccggctgggggcgcagggtctgggggctgcccggcaaactgtgaagccggtagctctcgggcagccctttccgcgtggctgggagtgggagggaggagggggcggagttagggcggggaaggggcggggttagggcggggctggggggggaatgggcggggccagggcccgtggagggtcctcttttttttatttattagatatggtaaccctaggtttggGTGATTGAGCATAGCATTGGGAGTCTGGAGCTCATGAGATCTAGCTCTTTTATCACTGACAGGGGTATGTGGTTTTAGACAAGTCTCTTCTTTCTGCCTTATCACCAGCCTTTCCTCATCTCCTCTAGTCTTTCACAGTTCTGGCGGGAGGGAGTAGCTTTAGCAACCAGcaaagaggaaggaggaggaggggaggagccacTGCTGCTGCAGGAGTGTTTTATCCTCTGTTCAGGCTTGCAGGGCAGAGGCAAAGGAGGAAGAGATCTGGTTGGAATTTGCTGATGAGTCTGCCTGGTAAATAACTCCTTACGTCATGTCATTTTACAAATTGGGGTAGCATTAATTCCAACTCTGGTAATTACCTTCTGTCCACCTAAATTTCTCCTGCAGTTTCAGTTCGATACAGACTCCTTCATTGTATATCGTAAATAGCTGAGGTATGTTGCTATAGCCTATGAACTGCATTAGCCCTTTAAACCTAGCGTTGGCTGCATTTTAGGGTGCTTCAAGTAATCCCTCTGTGTAGTCTGTATATTACTTTTAAGTTTGTAAAGCTCTTCAAGATTCTTCAGAGATACTAAATTATATTTAAGATAATCTGGAGGTTTTGTTTCCGCCTCCTGTGCTTGATCAGTTTATACATCTTGAAAGTGTAGCTGAAACTTAAGAGCTTCATAAAATggtcatatttatttattttataatttaaatagacttttaacactttcctttgttttctaGGGGGTTCAGTGCCTGTGACTAGTAGCAGCACATCCTCTTTCTCCGCTCCTTCTGGAGGATTTCTGGGATTAGACAAATTCAAGAAACCTGAGGGAAGCTGGGACTGTGAAACATGCTTGGTACAAAACAAAGCAGAGGCCACAAAGTGCATAGCTTGTGAGAATGCAAAACCAGGCACCAAGCCCGAGCTCAAAGGTAACGCTTCATGAAGGAAATAATAATTGCACTCTTTCCGTTGTTTTCTATCAGTTGTAGTGGAAGATTTGCcacattttttccagtgtgtgtgtgttatatcggggaaaaaaaacaattcacaaaTGACTTGTTAGGGCTCAGCATTgtctttgtgtgtatgtatggggggaaaaaaatctcttgttTGGGGGGGAAATATATTCTTGTTCTTAAAGTATTCCATATCACCAAATCTGTTAACTTTTTATATTCACTTCAAACTTCGGTTTAGAGTGAGTTGTAAGTACAGTTCTTTGATCCTAGTTGCGGATACAGCACCACTCATTTGAGAGGGTCTGTATGCTAAAGTAACTGACAATCTACAAACAAAGGGCATTTCTAGTAAGAGTTTTTGATATAATTGGCTCAGGAGAGGATCAGGATCAGAATAACAGTGTTGTTGCAGAGCAGGACTTAAGTGCATGTGTCTGTATTACAAATGTAGTCTATTATTCCTTTCTACAGGTTTTGGTACTGCTGCTGTGTCCTCAGATGCTGCTGCACCGTCATTTAAATTTGGTATTCAGTCATCATCCTCGGAGTCATCTCAGACATTAGGAAGCACAGAAAGTTTTAAATTTGGAGAACAAGGGGGTTTGAAGTTTGGTATTACATCAGAGTCGGGATCTGTAACAAACAACATGACTGGGGGCTTCAATTTCTCTAAAACTTCAGGGGACTTCAAATTTGGAGTCTCTTCCTCAGACTCTAAATCAGAGGAGAGTAAAAAAGACAGTAAGAATAACAATTTTAACTTTGGACTTCCCTCTGGTACAAGCAATCCATCTACTTCAGCATTTCAGTTTGGGACATCCAATCTTGGACAGCAGGAAAAGAAAGAGGAACCTGTTTTAGGGGGTTTCAGTTTTGGCACAAGTTCTACTGCCCCCATAGCTACATTAGAGAATAAAACAGGAGTGAGTGGATTCAGTTTTGGAACGGTGGCAGAAAAGGAAGTTGCAGCAActccttttttatttaaacagtcAGAGGAGAAAAAAGATGAAACTCCTTCAGCCAAGGGAGGCTTCACTTTTGGCAGCATGGAGCCTGCATCTGCCTCACAGTTTGTCTTGGGAAGGACAGAGGAGAAACAGGACTCTGTTACCTCTGCTACTTCATTAGTGTTCAGGAAGACGGTTGACAATGAGGAGCCAAAGGCGCAACCCGTCTTTTCATTTGGGAAGTCTGAGCAGACCAAAGAAGAGAGCACAGCAAAACCCCCATTCAGTTTCAACTTAACAAAACCAGGAGAGAAGGAAACTGAGCAAACAAAGCCAGCTTTTACATTTGGGGCACAAACCAATACTGCAGGTAAAGAATTTCTTGCCTTAAACTTTAGTTGTCTGGTCAAGTCCATGAAGTAACAAAATCAAGTCACTGCCaagaaaacaaatatatttgagtGATTTCTTCATGTGTTAGGTCTGTAGAAAAGCTTTTATCTACTACATGAAGATGAATTTACAATTTTGGGACTTAGAGGATAACAGAATTGTTACAATTTctctatggacttcagtggagttgaacACCACAGATTGAAACGTTGACAAAATATTTACTGCATATAAGAACCATTTTCTAGTAGGCCTTGCCTAAATACGAAAGTTGTACCTCTCGCTTTCCATACTAGCAGTACAGTGTGGGCGCAGTTATCCCAgtgtaaaggtgccttatacctgTGCAGCTTATTCCAGTATGGGATGGGGACTATGCTATACTGCTATAACTGTGCCCACATGagaagttataccagtataactatatccataaaaaaagataaatcacagccctaactgaaatagttatactggtacaaaatctGGTACTAGTATATTGTCCCGCATTAGCCCATATATTGGTAATATCTCCACCTTTGCAGGTGAAAATGAGCTTTTTAGTGATGTCGCTGCATAGAGGGCTTTCTGGCTGTTAAGTTCCAGTGGTGCCCAACTACCTGTCAGGTTTTAAAACCGACTTTTTTTCTCTAGAGGATTAGCAAAGAGTTTTGTCAGTAACTCTGActaaaaatagtgttttaatTAGTCTCTTCATAGTGTTATGTTGTTCGAAATCATAAAACTGCATGATGATGTTGCTAGATAAACAAGAGAATGAAGGCCCAGAGTTCTGAGATGAAATACCATGACACACACTTATTTACAGTGCTATTTTAATCCCAGAGTCAGTGTCATCAAGGAGACTTGTTAGTTCTAACTGAAGAGATTTGTGACAGTCCTTTATGGCGAAAGGGGAACCTAATTCCTCAAAGTGGCCCCATCTCCATCCCCAAAGAAAGGGGGAGATGAAACAGAGGCCTAAGTAATAGAAAAATGGAGACTGAGAAATGAAAACAAGATGTCAGACAATTAAGACTGAGAAATGGACACAGCAACAGACTTAGAGAAAGCTTAAAGCAGGGGCTCTCCAACAGGGGTttgggacccctcaaggggtcatgaggttattacatggggggttgcgagctgtcagcctccaccccaaaccccgctttgcctctggcatttataatggtgttaaatgtattacaaaagtatttttaatttatatgggggggtcgcactcagaggcttgctgtgtgaaaggggtcaccagtacaaaagtttgagaaccactggcttaaagCTTTGCCTTCCAAAATGTGAGTAAACTTAGTTTAATGTCTTAAAACAAAATGGTTGATGAAGAAATCAGACTGAGGAGAGTTAGTCTTCTTTGCTTTTGTAGGAAATCTTGAAGGTACTTAAATATGCATATTTTATATATGCACTTTTACCAGacaattttaaatgattttccaGATAGAACAGGGGTTAATTAGTAAACTTTAACCCCCATTAGGGATAAACAGGGCAACCTTGAATTTGTGAAATTGCAACTAGGGCCTGACCTTGCAGCCTTTACACAGGCAAAGTACTCACTTTAATTGTTGAGTTTTGCCTGACTTAGggaagcaggatcaggtccttagattCACAGTGGGCTGGAGAAGAAATATCTCTAAATCAGTCTGTCCCTTCTCCCCCCGAAGTAGGATCCATTTAGCACAGCCATGAAACTATTTGTTCTAATGTCTCTTGGAATAATTTACTACCAAGCATTTCCACTACTGAtggcacaaaaacaaaaaaacaaacctgaaGTACTTGTACATATGTAATGCTAGTTCATATTTCCTTAGCGAACACCCCTACTGTTGCCAGCCACAAGTAGAGCCAAGACAGGAGTGCCTTTCCTCTGCTTTGTAGTCttcttaaccccctccccccggattGTGTTTTTCCTGGGAAAGAGACCAGTTTATGCATTTCACCTTGGTTTTACATGGGTGAGATAGAAGCTCTGATACTTAGGTGTCATCCAGTGTTGTCGTTGGCATACAGTGCTTGAAACAAAACGTATGTTGTGCCTTCAGAGCCTTATTTGCCATTTCTAAAGTAGTTTATGATTGCTTTCCTTCTTTTCAGATCCAGGGGCAGCAAAGCCAGCCTTTGGTTTCTTGAGCTctggttcctccagcacagccATACCAAGCACTTCTGCTAACAGTAGTAGTGTGTttggcagctcctcctctgcctcAAATCCTCCACCAGTTGCCgctgcctttttgtttggacagGCCAGCAACACTGTGAGCAGTTCTGCATTTGGCAATGCCTCCGAATCCAATGCCCCTCAGTCATTTGGGTTCTCTCAAGAAAACAAACCAGCAACCACATCCTCCAGCACAGGTGCAGCTGTTGGTTCATTTCTCTTTGGTTCAGGAACAGGCAGTAACAATACTGCAACCCCTGGTTTCAACTTTGGGGCCACAACCACATCAAGTTCTACAGGTATATATACAATTTAGTGCTGGGAATTTCACTGTTGTGGGTAGATGTAGGACCAACACAATTTTATTTCCATCAGCATTTTACTGTGGAGAATACATGGGCTGTGTACAGGGCTATTCATTATTTTTGTATGACAAAGGAGTCAAACAGTCATTAGTGGGGCTATCTTATTATGAAAAAAAATGCCTAGCTCTTAGTACTTTTCATCAGCATATCTCAAGGACTTTGTCACAGAAATTTTTAGGAAAAGTCATAAGGCATTCCTGGTGGAAAAAGGCATAAGTATTAGAAACAGTTTAAGAGCAAAGTGTCACAGGCATTGTTTATACACCACATAACCTCCCTATTTGGTTTCCAGTTCATATAACTAGAGTTCCGCTTCTACTATAGAAACCGTAGAGAAATTTGATTGAAGTTATGGAATATTGCTGTACCAGAACCATTTTTTGAAATTCCAGCTTCCGttcccaattttttaaaatgtgaagagagattttttttttcttttttcaaaaaaccCTCTTGGAAAAGTTAAAGCTCTCACTAAATGTTGGCTGGTCTGGGTCCATTTGTTGCCACAATATTGTTGCTGTCATCGTTCTGTTGCTGAGCCCTTGGTTCTCAATTCGCCTCCTCTGCAGCTCAGATCAACTTGACAGCACTCAGGTTTCTCAGTGAAAATGGTTCATTTTTTATCTTCCCACTCAATCTTCCACATATGAAAATCCTCAAATGTCATTAGTATTTTTAAGCACAGAATTCTTGACTTCTTTACCTTAATGCAGCCTTCTTCATTAATGCCGTGTTTAAGCACAACACTCATGTGTTTGCTGCTGCTA is part of the Chrysemys picta bellii isolate R12L10 chromosome 2, ASM1138683v2, whole genome shotgun sequence genome and harbors:
- the LOC101947902 gene encoding nuclear pore complex protein Nup153 isoform X5, coding for MASGGGGGGGSGSGGGKIRTRRYHLGASKPYPRNKQQGIISRVTESVKNIVPGWLQRYFNKSEDECVDASEPTSQQETPVNYHHGYADDDTPVFDGRVTPESTRINLEEPSTSRSALNFSDVLTRPSLHRSHLNCTMLDSPSAHCQPSTSSAFAIGSSGLSLVKEIKDSTSQHDDDNISTTSGFSSRASDKDIAVSKNTSVPPLWSTEAERSHSLTQHSATSSKKPAFNLSAFGALSPSLGNASVLKTSQLGDSPFYPGKTTYGGAAAAARQSKIRLTPYQTPVRRQMKAKQANVQSYGVTSSTARRILQSLEKMSSPLADAKRIPSSVASPLSSPVDRSMVDITRFHSKRKQGVREKNLTAEQQVEPPESNFTYPKFSTPASNGLYSGVGGGGGGKMRRERGVHYVSQPGQEKQEVEAPVLPKIPLPINTTSLPNFSFGSLASTTVSSSPITNTQPVINKMQPASNASSPVFRFSSPIVKSTEAEVLPPLSIGFTFSVPVVKSTQASGSSDTPVPLLISPGTTAVNSTSNKKKEKEEYDGAFKPAKVLKEGSVLDLLKSPDFTSLKTHNPTATQPVSTSTEVYTRPAISNFSAGSLGFRETSKQGSSYWRCDTCLLQNKATDNKCITCQAAKVPTADPAKQTGTLTLSSTVKSTAPATGTLGFGDKFKTAAGTWDCDTCLVQNKPEATKCVACETPKPGTGVKPALTLPVVTENTITVTSSPSCTETTVTLGFGDKFKKPKGSWDCTVCLVSNKAEDSKCVACQCERPGGSVPVTSSSTSSFSAPSGGFLGLDKFKKPEGSWDCETCLVQNKAEATKCIACENAKPGTKPELKGFGTAAVSSDAAAPSFKFGIQSSSSESSQTLGSTESFKFGEQGGLKFGITSESGSVTNNMTGGFNFSKTSGDFKFGVSSSDSKSEESKKDSKNNNFNFGLPSGTSNPSTSAFQFGTSNLGQQEKKEEPVLGGFSFGTSSTAPIATLENKTGVSGFSFGTVAEKEVAATPFLFKQSEEKKDETPSAKGGFTFGSMEPASASQFVLGRTEEKQDSVTSATSLVFRKTVDNEEPKAQPVFSFGKSEQTKEESTAKPPFSFNLTKPGEKETEQTKPAFTFGAQTNTADPGAAKPAFGFLSSGSSSTAIPSTSANSSSVFGSSSSASNPPPVAAAFLFGQASNTVSSSAFGNASESNAPQSFGFSQENKPATTSSSTGAAVGSFLFGSGTGSNNTATPGFNFGATTTSSSTGSSSSFVFGSGSSAPAVGPSQPPAFGASQTPTFGQSQGASQPNAPTFGSLSSTSLFSAGSQPAPPAFGSVSSSSQPPVFGQQASQQPGFGSGTTPNSGAVFQFGRSDNFSFTSNSPGVFTFGGNPGAPAPPTQPSGSSGFPFNPTPAFAMGSNGKNIFSASGSSVSGRKIKTAVRRRK
- the LOC101947902 gene encoding nuclear pore complex protein Nup153 isoform X4; translated protein: MASGGGGGGGSGSGGGKIRTRRYHLGASKPYPRNKQQGIISRVTESVKNIVPGWLQRYFNKSEDECVDASEPTSQQETPVNYHHGYADDDTPVFDGRVTPESTRINLEEPSTSRSALNFSDVLTRPSLHRSHLNCTMLDSPSAHCQPSTSSAFAIGSSGLSLVKEIKDSTSQHDDDNISTTSGFSSRASDKDIAVSKNTSVPPLWSTEAERSHSLTQHSATSSKKPAFNLSAFGALSPSLGNASVLKTSQLGDSPFYPGKTTYGGAAAAARQSKIRLTPYQTPVRRQMKAKQANVQSYGVTSSTARRILQSLEKMSSPLADAKRIPSSVASPLSSPVDRSMVDITRFHSKRKQVESLHPPVQKLVTPKTISQSMSRLQYFKPSLTPAAESGKIRQRVDVKHKGVREKNLTAEQQVEPPESNFTYPKFSTPASNGLYSGVGGGGGGKMRRERGVHYVSQPGQEKQMQPASNASSPVFRFSSPIVKSTEAEVLPPLSIGFTFSVPVVKSTQASGSSDTPVPLLISPGTTAVNSTSNKKKEKEEYDGAFKPAKVLKEGSVLDLLKSPDFTSLKTHNPTATQPVSTSTEVYTRPAISNFSAGSLGFRETSKQGSSYWRCDTCLLQNKATDNKCITCQAAKVPTADPAKQTGTLTLSSTVKSTAPATGTLGFGDKFKTAAGTWDCDTCLVQNKPEATKCVACETPKPGTGVKPALTLPVVTENTITVTSSPSCTETTVTLGFGDKFKKPKGSWDCTVCLVSNKAEDSKCVACQCERPGGSVPVTSSSTSSFSAPSGGFLGLDKFKKPEGSWDCETCLVQNKAEATKCIACENAKPGTKPELKGFGTAAVSSDAAAPSFKFGIQSSSSESSQTLGSTESFKFGEQGGLKFGITSESGSVTNNMTGGFNFSKTSGDFKFGVSSSDSKSEESKKDSKNNNFNFGLPSGTSNPSTSAFQFGTSNLGQQEKKEEPVLGGFSFGTSSTAPIATLENKTGVSGFSFGTVAEKEVAATPFLFKQSEEKKDETPSAKGGFTFGSMEPASASQFVLGRTEEKQDSVTSATSLVFRKTVDNEEPKAQPVFSFGKSEQTKEESTAKPPFSFNLTKPGEKETEQTKPAFTFGAQTNTADPGAAKPAFGFLSSGSSSTAIPSTSANSSSVFGSSSSASNPPPVAAAFLFGQASNTVSSSAFGNASESNAPQSFGFSQENKPATTSSSTGAAVGSFLFGSGTGSNNTATPGFNFGATTTSSSTGSSSSFVFGSGSSAPAVGPSQPPAFGASQTPTFGQSQGASQPNAPTFGSLSSTSLFSAGSQPAPPAFGSVSSSSQPPVFGQQASQQPGFGSGTTPNSGAVFQFGRSDNFSFTSNSPGVFTFGGNPGAPAPPTQPSGSSGFPFNPTPAFAMGSNGKNIFSASGSSVSGRKIKTAVRRRK